A segment of the Macrobrachium rosenbergii isolate ZJJX-2024 chromosome 8, ASM4041242v1, whole genome shotgun sequence genome:
tattgatctCACCAAATAACCTTATGCACAATTATTCAACCCTGGTATCTTTCAGATTGCATGTCTGCTAATTCTATCATGCCTTTTCTGTCTTCGTATGCAGCACTTGAAGATTTTCTTCCCTTGTACTTAAAAGGCTCTCATAACCGTTACGTAATTAACATCTGATCCAAACACCCTCTTCCTTGTTCAAGCCTTCATTGGTCTTCCGTCATTTCAATTGCTTTCACATTCAAAATCCTGTCATACACATTCCATGTTACATTTAGTCAAATTATGCCTCTATAATTCCTTACTGGCATTCAAACGAACAGTTATTTTtctcacccatttttttttaacgttttcctCTTCCAGACATGGCTTACACACACTGGTCAGCCACCTCTCAGAGTTTCACTTTTGTACAGTGCTAACTCACTTACAATTCCATTAACTCTTCAAGGCTTTTTATTCTTTAACCACTTAATTTCCCCCATATCGATAACAGTCACTTCCTTAACCAAAATTAAATTCCTAGGGAACTGTATCATCCTTATTAGATTGATACAtactctatactatatatatatatatatatatatatatatatatatatatatatatatatatatatatatatatatatatatatatatatatatatgtgtatatatgtgtgtgtgtatatatatatatatatatatatatatatatatatatatatatatatatatatatatatatatatatatatatatattatagagtatGTATCAATCTGATAAGGAACTGTATCATCCCTTTTAGACTGTTACatactctgtaatatatatatatatatatatattatatatatatatatatatatatatatatatatatatatatatatatgatatatttatcatatcaccgtgattcatatacaatcagaaagctacaaacgtcctttaatatccaattcactctacctcggaagtaatatattttcatatatgttaccagaggaattttaggtgataataagtccatcacggggatcgaaccagcgacgggaAAGgaatcctcatcatctacagtttatttttcaatgccgAGCGTTtcgtataaatgaataccatctcgcATTTTCCCAGGCTATAAAataggtgttttgcgttttggagacatcaataacaaattaatgttgGCAACAGCGTTTTCTGTAGCcaaaatgactatttatcacaaaaCCATTCAATaagtaaaaagttacaaaatcttAAAATCAACCTCACCTAcctgaaggaaagaacaagactaattaAATAAGGGAAAAACAGGTGATAAAAGTCCACCGTTGCCCAAActaggatcgaaccagcgacggacggggaatcaggactgaGTGACGccctaaccagtcggccacaagttttattgaaatgaataccatctcccatcagcccacccgtcgaactcaggtgttttgcgtttggagaagatatccaaacctctgccatgttggcagTAGTAAgtttgtacataattttattaatgactatttatcacatcaccgtttcatatacaatcagaaagctacaaacgttctttgaTTATCCCTTCActctactcggaagtaatatattttcatatatgttaccgaaggggaattttaggtgataataagtccaccgtcccgtgggatcgaaccaatGCTGGACGGGAATCAGGGACTACAGTGACAGTCtttaaccagtcggccacaagagaggtataaatgaataccatctcccatcagcccatgtcgaactcaggtgttttgcgtttggacgatatccacccacctctgccatgttggctgtagtgcgtttgtcgcacgtagccatatcatgactatttatcacatcacattcatatacaatcagaaagctacaaacgtcctttaatatcaattcacttgcctcggaagtaatatattttcatatatgttaccgaagaggaattttaggtgataataagtccaccgtccgtgatgAACCAGCGATTGTATTGAAATATTTCAGGAATAAAGGATATCTCATCAGTGACGccctaaccagtcggccacacaagaggtataaatgaataccatctcccatcagcccacccgtgaACTCAGGTCGAACCAAATTGGCGCttgagtttccacgatgagatatcctatttatcacatcaatgtgattcatatacaatcagaaagctacaaacgtccttttatcCATCACGACTATATTTTCATATCCCGAAGGAACTTTTAGGTGATAAAAGTCCACCGTCCCGGCAACCAGCGACGGACTGGGAATCAGGAAACAGTGACGccctaaccagtcggccacaagagaggtgatgtgataaatgatcataatttaggaaaaaatgcacagcCAACATGGcaaaggtgggtggatatcgccttaAATCTGAAAAACATCCTGAAAATCCctgggtgggctgatgggagatggtattcatttatactctctctTGGTCgactgttcagagtcaaagactgGCTCCCCGTCCTCTGGTTCGATccagggacggtggacttattatcacctaaaaattgcctcggataacatatatgggaatatattacttccgagggaTGAATGAGGAAAGGCGTTTGTAGCTCCGATTGTATAGAATCACAGGGatgcataagtcatagaacaggtagcaggttatctaaatcctgagcaatcaaaggtatacgaaatcattcaaaattatgtaaaacttatattgacagcaaggatttttccatcttgtggccgactgcagaacaacaacgacctgaccatcctagaatccataattatcaagaaaactGGTACTGTCGACTTAAAtcactcaatcgtcctcagtgaaattgtttatagcctagtttggacaactggttttctcactcttcttcttcttcttttttaacgtgcttttattcccatttttgtatggggtaaacgcacgatgccttcttttgaaggactttttgatttggctttgaacGGTAGACCTGtgagtctcgatcggctgccctgcctgacatcgcttagacctccTTGTGGCactgtatgtttcatgtatcatacccgacccaacgccctttcttcccagcagcgaggagttatTATCACTGGTAtggcgagttcgagacgtgtgagaaaatatgttatgtttttagaaggtgttgtagtggctttgttttgtgtatgtatttagtctgtaacatccatttgcttttaagcaaacctatccgttgattacatatataatcccgggatgtctatacGGATAtaaagtgtctgcctctttgaccagtcggctgcgggttttgaacccacgccacagacctctaggGAAAGTCCGATCATCTGCTGCTTTAACCGACTTTCGCCACCGAAGGCTCTAACTGGTTTTCctataaaatttacttatttataacagtcttgttctttccttcaatgacaggtaggttgttttaaaattttaaaaactcacatttaattattggaatgtgttttgtttttaaaacatttttactacagaaagagaaCAAGACTTATCAATGCAAAAATTTGTTAAACCATTgttcaaattatataaatattttatagccttgaaaatgcgacttgattCGTCATTGAAACGTATTTAAAATAAACTgtatgatgaggatgcctttccctactttCTTGATGTATATTATGGATTCTATGGTtatcgttgttgttctgcattttacccaagatggaaaaatccttgctgtcagtataagttttacatatttttaatgatttcgtatatttgattatataaccTGCTATATTCTATATGCCCCTATATACCTAAtatcctcgtgcatcccacgtatatcccgtgatcacatatataaaatatattaataatttggaTAGCAGGGTCCGACTAGGAACTCTGAACAGAGAtgattattttcaacagtttattcCAGCGTTTCGAAATCATATTTAGATCTTAAGGctggaaaaaattattgtaaagtttgacataaaacaaaataaaggtgaatTAAAAGTCACAGTGCATAAAGACatgtaaaatactaaaatatacaatacataaagacaagtaaaacactaaaatgcaTATGAAACTTATAAGATCCACTAAAAGGcatataaaacttacaaaagattaactaaaaaaaaattaaaaacactagTGAAAATGAGACTAACCTGAtgaaagaacagaacagaactgaaACAGCAACAAAGcaagggagggaaagaaaaaatgaaaacatcaagatAAAAACAACTGGGTAGAGCAGGACTGTGTTAAAAGGAATATAAGGCCTGTACTAACCAACTAGATGATTACTGAGCAATTTTGCTCGTTTTTGCTGTTCATTCAAATAAGTTTTATCTAAAGTGTGGCTTTTATTAAAATCTTCAACATAAAACATTTCAGTAGAAGTACAAAGTGAGAGACTGCATGTATTGtttcttgttacagagtgtttttttgttctttactcTAGTTATAGTGAGTTGCATAATGCAGTTGGTGGGATGAATATCTTCTCTGTCAATGCCCTAAATCCCTGTAAAGCGGACCCTGAATCTGAAGCCACAATACACCAGTAATTGAATAATGATCTGAAGGAGAGTTACTTCTCAAGACGGCTTTTGGTGCTTCGGATGTTGGCATAGTGACAGTTTATTATCTTTTACTGCCAGGCTTTTGATAATTCCTCCTGCTaccgttttcccatttttaaataGTAGATCTATCCATTTATTCTGCATCCAGAATCATgtaattatattttggacagttttcttctttttatcttcaaacATCTTATAAAtgcttattcccatttttgtatggacCAAGACTTTTGCTCTTTGAAGGCAGACTTGAGAAAAACCTTTGGCTAAGTAAAATGGTGGTTTCAGAATGGTTGGAGAAGTGTGGATGAGGATGAATTTAAACCCCATTACTGTTAGTATTAAGATTATTCGTATCATTACCCGACCACTAACGCCCTTTCttcagtttagtttaatttaaaacaCACCATTCACTGTTGTTTCAGTATTcctgtgcatttgtttgttatgttttttggaAGGTGTTGTacctttgtttgttttgtatttagtctgttttcatccattttataATATAGAGAAACCTGTTTTGTTGAAACTTTCTTGATAAATAATACCCTTTATACTTGTTTCATAAGAAAGTGTCTCATTTTGAATGACAATCGGCTGCGGGTTTTATTTATGCCAGATATGTAATTCAGTATGCTGCGTTGAATTCATGAGCCACCAAGTCCAGAAGGTTTTGTTGAAATGATTTTAAcctatttatattagtcttgttctttccttcccttataggtaggttgttttaagattttagtgaactccttttacttattggaatgtgttttgtttttaaatatttttactacacagaaagagctgttgtcattgcattaatttgttattgatgttcgcaaattatattatattttatagccttgaaaatgcgacttttTTATCATTCGTCATttaacgtcggcattgaaaataaactgtagatgatgaggatccTTTCCCTACCTCAgcttcctatatatatactgtatataatatatataaatatattaatatatttcatagaGACGCCGACTAGCGAACACGACGCtaatgattattttcaacagtttattcCAGCGTTAATGCGTAAATCTATTTACATCTTATGGGATTTCCCGTCGAAAATTATTGTAAAGTttgacataaaacaaaataaaccatGAATTAAAAGTCACAGTGCATAAAGacatttaaaatactaaaatatacaatacataaagacaagtaaaacactaaaatgcaTATCAAACTTATAAGATCCACTAAATATCcatataaaacttacaaaagattaactaaaaaaaactaaaaacactagTGAAAACGAACTAACCTGCTGGTagaaagaacagaacagaactggaaacagcaacaaagcaaggggagggaaagaaaaaatgaaaacatcaagatAAAAACAACTGGGTAGAGCAGGACTGTGTTAAAAGGAATATAAGGCCTGTACTAACCAACTAGATGATTACTGAGCAATTTTGCTCGTTTTTGCTATTCATTCAAATAAGTTTTATCTAAAGTGTGGCTTTTATTAAAATCTTCAACATAAAACATTTCACcgaagaatttataagtgataaaggaGAGACTGCATGTATTGtttcttgttacagagtgtttttttgttctttactcTGAGCTATAAGAGTTGTATAATGCAGTTGGTGGGATGAATATCTTCTCTGGAAATGCCCTAAATCCCTGTAAAGCGGACCCTGAATCTGACGGTGTGCCACAATACACCAGTAATTGAATAATGATCTGAAGGAGAGTTATTCTCAAGACGGCTTTTGGTGCTTCGGATGTTGACGCATAGTGACAGTTTATTATCTTTTACTGCCATACTTTTGATAATTCCTCCTGCTaccgttttcccatttttaaataGTAGATCTATCCATTTATTCTGCATTAGAAtcatgtaattatattttataaatttcttcttttatcttcaaACATGGCTAGGTAAATGCACTAAGGTTCTCGTAATATCAGTCTTCTCATGAGACCAAGACTTTTGCTCTTCGAAGGCAGGAGTGATCTTGGAGAAAAACCTTTTGCTAAGTAAAATGGTGGTTTCAGAATGGTTGGAGAAGTGTGGATGAGGATGAATTTAAACCCCATTACTGTTAGTATTAAGATTATTCGCATCAGCGTTAAGCGACCACTACAAGACTACtcagtttagtttaatttaaaacaCACCATTCACTGTTGTTTCAGTAttcctgtgcatttgtgtgtatgtttctttGGCTTATCTGTACCGttgttcattttctatttcctttgttttctcctATCATTATAATATAGAGATGTAAGTCACTCTGTTTTGTTGAAACTTTCTTGATAAAGTAATACCCTTTATACTTGTTTCATAAGAATATGTACTCATTTTGAATGACAATGATAATTGATAATATTTATGCAGATATGTAATTCAGTATGCTCGTTGAATTCATGCACCAAGTCCAGAAGATattgtttgaaagatatttaaccTCTTTGTGAGGGTTGCGTATGTTTATGTGAGTATAAGAATCGGCAGTATACATTTATCACATACAAATTCACATTTGATAATTCCACATCAAGcatattccacacacacacatttgatattacgatatttatatatgatcatatatatatatatatatatatatatatatatatatatatatatatatatatatatatatatatatatatatatatatatgtatccatcaCTTAACACTATCCGCAGGGCCCAGGCATGCACCACGGTATACATGTATagttcataaaaactaaaaaaaactacacCAATGACTGGCAGTGCTGTGTGGGCAGAAAGAAGTGTTGGTAATGCTGCTTATAGTCATAAATCGGCTAAGAAAGGAATATAGAGGTGAGGTCCCAGGGTAAGTGTCCCGGGTGGCTTTGGGAAGGCTGGGTGGTATGGATGGGGAGGGGTTGGTAATGCATCGCAGGGAGAAAGAAGTGTTAAGGTCTGTTCACACATTCATGTATCATcccacgcatgttcacgcatgtGAAACATGGCTGTACTGTAGGGTTTGTCGGCGTGATCAAGTGGATACGTGTCAAAGGCCGATGTCCGTAAGTCAACATAATGACGTCATAACGTATGTACGGAGTAATGCGTATTAAGGCTACACACTGCCCAAGATTGACAGGATGCTTACGTGAACTGCCACGACAATAGGCCACACCCCCACATGTAATGCGTGGCAGAGCAAGTAACACCCACGAACGTATACTGTATGTGAAACGTTGTGCGTTGTGACCTCACGACATCCTCACGATATCCCCACGTACATCGGCGGGTATACGCCAGGTACAAAAGGGTCGTGCTGTGCACATGTGTTTGCAGTGCCATTCACCACCTCCCTGTAGCAAGAAGTATTCCCCTGCTGCTGAATCAACATAGAGAACATTGAGGACATCGTTGCCCTTATAACACCAGCACACATACAACAAAGAAACGTAATGGAGGCCATCGTGGAGTATGTGTACTGCATGGTATTGATGGAAGCTGTGAAGGCCTacattgcaattgaaaataagaaaaaaaagaggaggccgaggagggtTTGGGCTTGGCCGTACTTGCAAAGAAGAGGGGAGTTAGGccactatgacaacctgatggaggagctgGCAACAGAAAACCCAGAACTATACAGGAATTTTACGCGAACTGACAGAGACATATTCAGTGAAATAGTTGAATgtgtcacaccctacattcagaagcAACACACATTTTGGAGGGAACCCCTTATGCCAGGACTGCGTGTGGCTATCACCCTACGTTTCCTCACCACGGGTGACTCTTACAAGAGCCTGCAATACGCATTCCGAGTAGCTCACAACACCATAAGTTGCATTGTACctgagacctgcagggccattgtttctgcctttggagatgaggaactgcaggtaccACAAACACCAGAGGCTTGGAAGCAGGTTGCCCGCGggtttgaggaacggtggaacttcccccaCGTAATTGGAGCAATAGACGGTAAACACATCAGGCTCCATAACCCTCCCCTTGGTGGTACACATTACTACAATTACAAGAAGTTCTTCTCCATGATTCTACTTGCCATTGTCGACGCTTCATATAAGTTCCTCTACGTGGACGTGGGTGCCACTGGGTCAGAGTCGGACGGTGGTGTATTTACCCAGACCCGTCTGTGTGAAATGCTGGCAAAACAGGAAGCAGACCTTCCCCAACCTGAGACCCTACCAGATGCAACAAATGGAGCTCCTGTAGACTACTTCCtgcttggcgatgatgccttccccctgcGGAACTATCTCATGaaaccctaccccaaaagaggcctgtccaaggaggagtggatctacaactacaggttaagtagggcacggcGGACGGTGGAGAATGCCTTCGGGATTCTGACCAGCAAATTCAGAGTACTCCACACGTCAATGTGTATCAAGCCTGACCGTTTAGAGTCAGTAGTGCTGGCCGCGTGTGTTCTGCACAACCTTATAATAACAAGAAATCCATGCAGGCAGGAAGCAGATCAGGAGAACCCCGTCACACATGATTTCATACCTGGTGCCTGGAGGAGTGACCCACCCCTAGGAGACGCTCTTCCAACCATGGgcggcaacactgcaaccaggAATGCCAAGGAACAACGCAACATCCTGAAAGACTACTTTTCATCTCCTGGCGATTCCGTTATTTGGCAGGAGAACTACTGTTAAcctacatttatatttgttataataatttctctttgtatgtcgacttccaaaatttttaacGTCCGTActgtttacttttcctttgtgtttatgcatttatttgttttacatatgtcttatttgtgttattattcttacttcattttattagtataatggtttttagttcattgaataaaagttatttctcaattatatgtttattgtttatactaatcctgatatatacactgaaacatacaataccaaaaataaacatttgttatataagttaattttcaactatatatttgtttgcatatgttttcttttgttagtATTGGATCATacactctgacatttttaatgcagaagcaaatacatgcattgcaatgtggctaagtgcattactccaaggcgtgggaagattataactttgaatattttgaaatggtttataccTTTATGTTGGCCATTGCCAAGCAGTAGTGAAGAACaacttaataatatgaaaatacagatatttttttatttttttattttaatataatatatcttcacttacttcttatttttgttgttattcttacttcatttcgTTACTTTCATGGTTTTGAGTTCATTGAATAGAAGTTacttttcaattatatgtttattgtttatactagtgctgatatatagattgaaacatacaaaaatacaaaacaaaatagatatttgtatatataagttaCTTTTCAACTATATAGTCGTTTGCATATGTCTtaattgtgtgattattattacttcattttgttactttgatggttttaagttcattgaataaaagttatttttcaattatgtttattgcttatactaatgctgaaatatttacatggaaacatacaataatacaaaatatatacatttgtttataataCACATTGACACATTCaccaaatatgtataaaaaaaatgttgccttaAACTAGAGGCTCTCCAGGAAGCTGCTCGTTGGCAAAGACACGTTGAGGTCCCTGGGTGTGGACGTCACTGCAGGTGCAGACAGCTGCGCGTGCAGCATCGCCACCTGTTGTGCCGTGAGGTTGAGAGGCTGCGCCATGGCACCACTAGGTGTAGCAAGTGGCACACATGTAGCAGCCGTCGTAGCAGGAAGGGCAGCTGGGGCCACAGGCGGAGCATCCCAGAGGGCTTCTGCTTGGGTGTGGGGTATCAGATGACATGGCGGCCTCGTGATGCCCTCTTTGGTAGCCCTCACAAAGCGCTGTATGACGGAGATGAACTCCACCTTCAGCGCCATCCTCAGCTCGGGCCCCACATCCACACAGTCGGCGGCAAGCTCCTCCAGGGCGTTCCGCCAGTACGTCATCTTGGGGTCACCCAGAGGTCTTATGACCCCCTCTAGCCTTTCCCGAGCTGACTCTGCTTGTTGCAGCAACACTTCCAGGACCCCACTTGCAGCATTGTCCTCCTTCCGTGAC
Coding sequences within it:
- the LOC136841192 gene encoding uncharacterized protein → MEAIVEYVYCMVLMEAVKAYIAIENKKKKRRPRRVWAWPYLQRRGELGHYDNLMEELATENPELYRNFTRTDRDIFSEIVECVTPYIQKQHTFWREPLMPGLRVAITLRFLTTGDSYKSLQYAFRVAHNTISCIVPETCRAIVSAFGDEELQVPQTPEAWKQVARGFEERWNFPHVIGAIDGKHIRLHNPPLGGTHYYNYKKFFSMILLAIVDASYKFLYVDVGATGSESDGGVFTQTRLCEMLAKQEADLPQPETLPDATNGAPVDYFLLGDDAFPLRNYLMKPYPKRGLSKEEWIYNYRLSRARRTVENAFGILTSKFRVLHTSMCIKPDRLESVVLAACVLHNLIITRNPCRQEADQENPVTHDFIPGAWRSDPPLGDALPTMGGNTATRNAKEQRNILKDYFSSPGDSVIWQENYC